Proteins encoded together in one Bombiscardovia nodaiensis window:
- the proB gene encoding glutamate 5-kinase: MKFTEQEVRRAVAQAHTLVVKVGSSSLTAASGHLQPARLQALVGALAQARLQGARLVLVSSGAIAAGFGSLGMAERPQDLATKQATASVGQGILMAHYEAAFARYGLRVGQILITAQDTIQPAQYRNARRTLSRLLDLGVVPIVNENDALASNEIRFGDNDHLSALVANIVRADALLLLTDVDALYTAPPSKPGARRIAFVPNVVKAMESIEAEGSTSGLGTGGMTTKLEAARIGAVSGMPVVLTRADLAGPALFGDPVGTAFAPVKHRGSARRLWIKFASAPRGSYQADAGAARAVCGGRASLLPAGVSSVSGDFSAGDPVWICDPQGTRIAKGISAYDSEEAGHLLGRSTSELSAAYGHQYAHPLVHRDTLVLL; encoded by the coding sequence GTGAAATTCACGGAGCAGGAGGTGCGCCGGGCGGTCGCTCAAGCGCATACGTTGGTGGTCAAGGTAGGCTCCTCCTCGCTCACTGCTGCTTCCGGCCACCTGCAACCCGCCCGGCTCCAGGCTCTGGTTGGTGCCCTGGCCCAGGCTCGCTTGCAGGGTGCCCGTCTGGTTTTGGTCTCTTCTGGCGCTATAGCTGCGGGTTTTGGATCCCTGGGCATGGCTGAGCGCCCCCAAGACCTGGCAACCAAGCAGGCGACCGCTTCTGTGGGTCAGGGCATACTGATGGCCCACTACGAGGCCGCGTTCGCGCGCTACGGTCTGCGGGTCGGCCAGATTCTGATTACTGCCCAAGACACCATCCAGCCGGCACAATACCGCAACGCCCGCCGCACCTTGAGCCGCCTGCTGGACCTTGGCGTGGTGCCGATTGTGAACGAGAACGACGCCCTGGCCTCCAACGAGATTCGTTTTGGCGACAACGACCATCTTTCAGCGCTCGTGGCAAATATTGTGCGCGCCGACGCTCTCCTGCTCTTGACCGACGTGGATGCGCTCTACACGGCCCCACCTTCCAAGCCTGGCGCTCGGCGCATTGCTTTTGTGCCGAATGTGGTCAAGGCTATGGAGTCGATTGAGGCTGAGGGCTCCACGTCTGGCCTGGGCACGGGCGGCATGACCACCAAGCTGGAGGCCGCCCGCATCGGTGCAGTTTCGGGGATGCCGGTGGTTTTGACCCGCGCAGACCTGGCCGGGCCCGCCCTTTTTGGAGATCCAGTGGGTACAGCCTTCGCGCCCGTCAAGCACCGGGGGAGCGCCCGTCGCCTGTGGATTAAGTTCGCCTCTGCCCCGCGAGGGTCCTACCAGGCAGATGCTGGTGCGGCCCGGGCTGTTTGTGGCGGTCGCGCCAGCCTCCTACCTGCGGGGGTGAGTTCGGTGAGCGGCGACTTCTCCGCTGGCGACCCAGTCTGGATTTGCGACCCTCAGGGTACGCGGATAGCAAAGGGTATCTCCGCCTACGACTCAGAAGAAGCTGGCCACCTGCTGGGCCGCAGCACCAGCGAACTTTCGGCAGCCTACGGCCATCAATATGCCCACCCCCTTGTTCACCGCGATACACTGGTCCTTTTGTAG
- the obg gene encoding GTPase Obg — MSAFVDRVTVHVKGGDGGNGASSIRREKYKPLAGPDGGDGGDGGSVILVADPNATSLLDFRFLPHRSAGSGTMGLGGDKDGSKGEDLVLPVPVGTVIFTAVGREGESKRRGERLADLSHPGDRFVVAQGGAGGLGNRSLANKTRRAPGFALLGEPGEEQDIMLELKSIADVALVGFPSSGKSSLIAAMSSAKPKIADYPFTTLVPNLGVVQAGNYRFTMADVPGLIPGASQGKGLGLEFLRHIERTEVVAHVIDCATMESDRDPVGDYQAIEQELALYAEQLELPLGAIPIAERPRVIVLNKADLPEAKELAEFVRPQFEQMGHQVFIVSTASHEGLKELSFYLADLVSRLRAQIAAQAEAEQEERVVIRPLESRPRRRDDFSGAFQVERKESKLGDYWFVVTGTKPERWVKQTNFDNDEAVGYLADRLAKLGVEDALRKAGARSGDDVRIGKGKNQVAFDWDPTIAAGAEMLDGVPMAGRGKDLRLDEVETRSHRRTNSERRAQYHQMMDAKQAVRQAMETERKVGHWADPAVADDPQDTQGLVGKALHPEQQKEQK; from the coding sequence ATGAGTGCATTCGTCGATCGCGTTACTGTCCATGTGAAGGGCGGTGACGGTGGCAACGGCGCTTCGTCTATACGCCGGGAAAAGTACAAGCCCCTGGCTGGGCCGGACGGTGGCGACGGAGGAGACGGCGGATCAGTTATTTTGGTGGCCGACCCCAATGCCACCAGCCTGCTCGACTTCCGCTTCCTGCCCCACCGCTCAGCCGGCTCAGGCACGATGGGTCTGGGCGGCGACAAAGATGGCAGCAAGGGCGAGGACCTGGTCCTGCCGGTGCCGGTGGGCACAGTCATTTTCACTGCTGTGGGACGAGAGGGCGAGTCCAAACGCCGGGGCGAACGCCTGGCCGACCTGAGCCACCCTGGAGACCGCTTCGTGGTGGCCCAGGGCGGCGCTGGGGGCTTGGGCAACCGTTCTCTGGCCAACAAGACCCGCCGCGCTCCCGGCTTTGCCCTCCTGGGCGAGCCCGGCGAAGAGCAGGACATCATGTTGGAGCTCAAGTCCATAGCCGATGTGGCGCTCGTGGGCTTCCCCTCCTCCGGCAAGTCTTCCTTAATCGCGGCCATGAGCTCGGCCAAGCCCAAAATTGCCGACTACCCCTTCACTACGCTGGTGCCGAACCTGGGCGTGGTACAGGCAGGCAACTACCGTTTCACCATGGCGGACGTGCCGGGCTTGATTCCCGGCGCCTCCCAGGGCAAGGGCCTGGGCCTCGAGTTCCTGCGGCACATTGAGCGCACCGAGGTGGTAGCCCATGTGATTGACTGCGCCACTATGGAGTCCGACCGCGACCCGGTGGGCGACTACCAGGCTATCGAGCAGGAGCTGGCCCTGTACGCGGAGCAGCTAGAGCTGCCCCTGGGTGCTATTCCCATTGCCGAGCGCCCGCGCGTCATCGTGCTCAACAAGGCCGACCTGCCCGAAGCCAAGGAGCTGGCGGAGTTCGTCAGGCCCCAGTTCGAGCAGATGGGTCACCAGGTCTTTATTGTCTCCACAGCCTCGCACGAGGGCTTAAAGGAGCTGAGCTTCTACCTGGCCGACCTAGTGAGCCGCCTGCGCGCCCAGATTGCCGCTCAAGCCGAGGCCGAGCAGGAGGAACGCGTGGTGATTCGCCCGCTCGAATCTCGCCCCCGCCGCCGGGACGACTTCTCCGGTGCCTTCCAGGTGGAGCGCAAGGAGAGCAAGTTAGGTGACTACTGGTTCGTGGTCACCGGCACGAAGCCCGAGCGCTGGGTCAAGCAGACCAACTTCGACAACGACGAGGCCGTGGGCTACCTGGCTGACCGCCTAGCCAAGCTGGGTGTGGAAGATGCCCTGCGGAAGGCAGGCGCGCGCTCTGGCGACGATGTGCGCATCGGCAAGGGCAAGAACCAGGTGGCCTTCGACTGGGATCCTACGATCGCGGCTGGCGCGGAGATGCTGGACGGTGTGCCGATGGCTGGGCGTGGCAAGGATTTGCGCTTGGACGAGGTGGAGACCCGCTCTCACCGGCGCACGAACTCTGAGCGCCGTGCCCAATACCATCAGATGATGGACGCCAAGCAGGCGGTGCGCCAGGCTATGGAGACCGAGCGCAAGGTGGGCCACTGGGCCGACCCGGCTGTGGCCGACGACCCGCAAGACACGCAAGGGCTGGTGGGCAAGGCGCTGCACCCAGAACAGCAAAAAGAGCAGAAGTAG
- the rpmA gene encoding 50S ribosomal protein L27 → MAHKKGASSSRNGRDSNAQYLGVKKFGGESVVAGNILVRQRGTKFHPGQNVGLGKDFTLYALADGNVKFGVRRDRKVVDVVSE, encoded by the coding sequence ATGGCACACAAGAAGGGCGCGTCTAGCTCGCGCAACGGTCGCGATTCTAACGCGCAATACCTCGGTGTTAAGAAGTTCGGCGGCGAGTCTGTCGTAGCTGGCAACATTCTGGTTCGTCAGCGCGGCACCAAGTTCCACCCCGGGCAGAACGTGGGCCTGGGCAAGGACTTTACCCTGTATGCTCTTGCTGACGGCAATGTCAAGTTTGGCGTGCGCCGGGACCGCAAGGTCGTAGACGTCGTCTCTGAGTAG
- the rplU gene encoding 50S ribosomal protein L21, with translation MYAIVKAGGHQEKVEVGDVIKVNRLAAKKGESVEFPVALVVDGSKVTLGSKDLAKISAKGEVVDDELKGPKINIQKFKNKTGVARRKGHRQQLSAVKITAIA, from the coding sequence ATGTACGCGATTGTTAAGGCCGGTGGCCATCAGGAAAAGGTCGAGGTCGGTGACGTGATTAAGGTCAACCGTCTGGCGGCCAAGAAGGGCGAGTCGGTTGAGTTTCCGGTCGCGCTTGTCGTCGACGGCTCCAAGGTGACCTTGGGTTCCAAGGATTTGGCGAAGATCTCAGCCAAGGGCGAGGTTGTGGATGACGAGCTCAAGGGCCCGAAGATCAACATTCAGAAGTTCAAGAACAAGACCGGTGTGGCCCGTCGCAAGGGTCATCGCCAGCAGCTCAGCGCGGTCAAGATTACGGCCATCGCCTGA